One region of Cucurbita pepo subsp. pepo cultivar mu-cu-16 chromosome LG03, ASM280686v2, whole genome shotgun sequence genomic DNA includes:
- the LOC111791473 gene encoding AP2-like ethylene-responsive transcription factor At2g41710 — protein sequence MASSSSDPGFKHEPGSCSAAAAAVAGGGAAESSEVVMANDQLLLYRGLKKAKKERGCTAKERISKMPPCAAGKRSSIYRGVTRHRWTGRYEAHLWDKSTWNQNQNKKGKQVYLGAYDEEEAAARAYDLAALKYWGPGTLINFPVTDYSRDLEEMQNVSREEYLASLRRKSSGFSRGISKYRGLSSRWDPSFSRVPGPEYINSINYGAGDDQATEGEFVPGFCIEKKIDLTSHIKWWGPNKTRTASAGSKSSEEDKHSSCAGEVGSELKALGQTTRPTEPYEMPCLGTLHDVKKTTSRVSALSILSRSAAYKSLQEKALKLQEINNENDENENKNTVNKIDHGKVVETHTSHGGDPSERYGVAFGTSGGLPLQRNMFPLTSFLTAPLLSSYNTVDPLGDPIHWTSLVSVLPTGLSRAAEVTKTETSSTYTLFQPEE from the exons ATGGCTTCCTCGTCCTCTGATCCTGGCTTCAAACACGAACCAGGTTCTTGTAGTGCGGCGGCTGCTGCTGTTGCCGGAGGAGGAGCGGCGGAATCTTCGGAAGTTGTAATGGCGAATGATCAGCTTTTACTGTACAGAGGGTTGAAGAAAgcgaagaaagagagaggttGTACTGCCAAAGAGCGGATCAGTAAAATGCCTCCGTGTGCTGCTGGAAAAAGAAGTTCTATATACCGCGGAGTCACAAG GCATAGATGGACTGGTCGTTATGAAGCTCATCTTTGGGATAAAAGTACATGGAACCAGAACCAGAACAAAAAGGGAAAGCAAG TGTATCTGG GGGCATATGATGAAGAAGAGGCCGCTGCTAGGGCTTACGATTTGGCTGCGTTAAAATATTGGGGTCCTGGGACTCTTATTAACTTTCCA GTGACTGATTATTCAAGGGACCTTGAAGAAATGCAGAATGTTTCAAGAGAGGAATACCTTGCATCCCTAAGGAG AAAGAGCAGTGGATTCTCCAGGGGAATATCCAAATATCGAGGTCTCTCGAG TCGATGGGATCCTTCATTTAGTCGTGTGCCGGGCCCTGAGTATATCAACAGCATAAACTATG GTGCTGGAGATGATCAAGCAACAGAAGGTGAGTTCGTCCCAGGCTTCTGCATTGAAAAGAAGATTGACTTAACAAGTCACATTAAATGGTGGGGGCCCAACAAAACTCGAACGGCAAGTGCTGGCTCAAAGTCATCAGAAGAAGACAAACATAGTAGTTGTGCTGGAGAAGTTGGCAGTGAACTCAAAGCTCTGGGACAGACCACCCGTCCTACGGAGCCATATGAGATGCCCTGTTTGGGTACATTACATGATGTAAAGAAGACTACTTCCAGGGTCTCTGCTTTAAGCATCTTGTCACGTTCCGCAGCCTACAAGAGTTTGCAGGAGAAAGCTTTGAAATTACAGGAAATTAACAATGAGAATgatgagaatgaaaataaaaacactgTTAACAAGATAGATCATGGGAAAGTGGTTGAAACACATACAAGTCATGGTGGTGATCCCAGCGAGAGATATGGGGTTGCTTTCGGAACAAGTGGTGGATTGCCACTTCAGAGAAATATGTTCCCCTTGACTTCTTTCTTAACTGCACCTCTTCTTAGTAGTTACAACACTGTTGATCCACTGGGAGATCCGATTCATTGGACATCTCTCGTTTCTGTTCTTCCTACTGGACTTTCTCGTGCAGCCGAG GTTACAAAAACGGAAACCTCTTCAACATACACTTTGTTTCAACCCGAGGAATAA
- the LOC111791514 gene encoding uncharacterized protein LOC111791514, which yields MESLSTLCNMALWGCEQLNWTISLELLRFKKLILRGLPAFAIFPTWLNGFDADLEVLEVGEFPTLRVLPFWLPNLWELRILVISNCPRLEGRMPRYMHNCDKMEELRITFCGMFSKNVMNESKHDEWGISHISTIYVDAKRINPRVTSIDEHEAAGGAEVRHGVDNDEQESDAQHVGFNNDAGVKSKQDGIGSDIHESIGTRQDNGAAEDGRVGAGQTGQGEHDRATNDDHLEANIGSDIGKHDKANNDSHVGTGQAVGEKVDEVGDDRLVGTERTLGEEQVDPNVGTRHIVREKQDVITDESHPGAKLGGANENGDAAVDRAGFEQTMVITVEGF from the coding sequence ATGGAAAGCTTGAGTACGTTGTGTAATATGGCACTATGGGGGTGTGAGCAGCTGAACTGGACAATCTCACTGGAATTGCTTCGTTTTAAGAAACTGATACTCAGAGGACTTCCAGCATTCGCCATTTTTCCGACGTGGTTAAACGGGTTTGATGCAGATTTAGAAGTGCTAGAAGTTGGAGAGTTTCCCACGCTAAGAGTATTGCCTTTCTGGCTTCCAAATTTATGGGAACTTCGAATTCTTGTGATCTCCAACTGCCCTAGATTGGAGGGTCGTATGCCTCGTTATATGCATAATTGTGATAAGATGGAGGAATTGAGGATCACATTTTGTGGGATGTTTAGCAAAAACGTTATGAACGAAAGCAAGCACGACGAGTGGGGTATCTCTCACATCTCTACTATTTATGTCGACGCCAAACGAATCAATCCACGAGTAACATCAATAGACGAACACGAGGCAGCAGGTGGAGCTGAAGTAAGGCATGGAGTAGACAATGATGAGCAGGAGAGTGATGCTCAACATGTTGGATTCAACAATGATGCTGGTGTTAAATCAAAACAAGATGGTATTGGTAGTGACATTCATGAATCAATTGGTACCCGACAGGATAACGGAGCAGCTGAGGACGGTCGTGTTGGGGCTGGACAAACTGGACAAGGAGAACACGACCGAGCTACGAACGATGATCATCTTGAAGCTAACATTGGTAGTGACATTGGGAAACACGATAAGGCTAACAATGATAGTCATGTTGGTACTGGACAAGCTGTTGGAGAGAAAGTAGATGAAGTTGGCGACGATAGGCTAGTCGGAACCGAACGAACTTTGGGAGAAGAACAGGTTGATCCTAACGTCGGGACTAGACACATCGTAAGAGAAAAACAAGATGTAATTACTGATGAGAGTCATCCTGGGGCTAAACTTGGCGGAGCAAATGAGAATGGCGATGCTGCGGTGGACCGTGCTGGATTCGAACAAACTATGGTCATTACAGTTGAGGGGTTCTGA
- the LOC111791733 gene encoding putative disease resistance protein RGA1: MAGLLDIVAGNLLGRIVKAADRPDFRHIRSELRNLETTVSNLKPRLRDAEEKQASDAELYDLLKRLKHAFSMADDLLEELECEYLKWRVQNRKNDVDKKRCQFFSCFSSNFFVSATKTAAKINEITKTLDTIEETMSEFSLVEDENEHIKRLKSEMSLRTSITGSQVFSRLLHLKKEAILSDNFDYIVGRDEAKQSIIDELLKDEDDEQKSRLILSIHGDGGMGKTALAKLVYNAHQVFDHFDKRMWICVSEDFDVRRIRREVLSSATGEKVSDLLTDCRLLIRLKRSFAGRKLLLVLDDFGALDPDRVSELEKLVKMGANGSKIMITTRSEQTVQDSATYKVEKLDEEKSMVLFEQTFGSKNLTENMTRIHSELKKELVPKCGGVPLAIKSLAGLLSSEASDGVEWLDVKALREKLKQEEVKEGGCVLHALRLSYDLMPSYLKPCFLCFALLPKDYVFYSFEIIQLWMAQGILHSDSQDPEDVGEQYFKELWSRGLLEDVEEHALGYWFKIHSLVHDLAVQQASKEQQDLEFLHQLSFVDCNNKDLPGATCDKICVLSIPVGGDVEPKINGVPLFKCITKFRELRVLYLCNSSLEEIPTSIDALKHLRYLDLRGSRRLKRLPESICKLQSLQTLILAFCSELEELPKDIGNLISLRFLWIQTKQASLGKDGIGCLTSLRFLAIGGSKNLTRLFEDIDRLNLLQTLVIYDCKSLLTLPKGMESXQFASNTNHL, from the coding sequence ATGGCCGGACTTCTTGACATTGTTGCCGGAAATCTGCTCGGAAGGATAGTTAAAGCCGCTGACCGACCAGATTTTCGTCATATCCGAAGCGAACTAAGAAACCTTGAAACGACTGTGTCGAATCTCAAGCCCAGACTCAGAGACGCCGAGGAGAAGCAGGCAAGCGATGCGGAACTCTATGATCTGCTTAAGCGACTCAAACATGCATTTTCAATGGCCGACGATCTGCTTGAGGAATTGGAATGCGAATACTTGAAGTGGAGAGTGCAGAATAGAAAGAATGACGTTGACAAAAAAAGATGCCAGTTCTTCTCTTGTTTCTCGTCCAATTTCTTCGTTTCTGCAACTAAAACTGCCGCTAAAATCAACGAAATCACGAAGACTTTAGATACGATTGAGGAAACCATGTCTGAATTCTCTCtggttgaagatgaaaatgaacATATCAAACGTTTGAAGAGTGAAATGAGTCTGCGGACCTCCATTACTGGTTCACAAGTTTTCTCAAGGCTTCTGCATTTGAAAAAAGAGGCGATTCTCTCTGATAATTTCGACTACATTGTTGGTAGAGATGAAGCAAAACAGAGTATCATTGATGAACTACTGaaggatgaagatgatgaacaaAAATCTCGGCTTATTCTTTCAATCCATGGAGATGGAGGGATGGGAAAGACGGCTCTGGCCAAGTTAGTTTACAATGCCCACCAAGTGTTTGATCATTTTGACAAGAGAATGTGGATATGTGTTTCTGAAGATTTTGATGTTCGGAGAATCAGAAGGGAGGTTCTCAGTTCAGCAACTGGAGAAAAGGTTAGTGATCTCTTAACCGACTGCCGTTTACTAATCCGGCTCAAACGGAGCTTTGCCGGCCGTAAATTGTTGCTTGTTTTGGATGATTTTGGGGCTTTGGACCCTGATAGAGTATCAGAACTGGAAAAATTAGTGAAGATGGGTGCTAATGGCAGCAAGATCATGATCACCACTCGCAGTGAGCAAACTGTACAGGATTCTGCAACATACAAGGTTGAAAAACTCGACGAGGAGAAATCCATGGTTTTATTTGAACAGACATTTGGAAGCAAAAACCTTACTGAAAATATGACCAGAATTCACAGTGAACTCAAGAAAGAACTTGTGCCAAAATGTGGAGGAGTTCCTTTGGCAATCAAATCCTTGGCAGGACTGCTTTCTTCGGAAGCGAGTGATGGTGTCGAGTGGTTGGATGTCAAGGCCTTGAGGGAGAAATTGAAACAGGAAGAGGTGAAGGAGGGTGGTTGCGTTTTACATGCACTGAGACTGAGTTATGATCTAATGCCATCTTACTTAAAGCCTTGTTTTCTTTGCTTTGCATTGTTGCCTAAAGATTATGTGTTCTACTCATTTGAGATAATCCAGTTATGGATGGCGCAAGGAATCCTTCATTCAGATAGCCAAGATCCCGAGGATGTTGGGGAGCAATACTTCAAAGAATTGTGGTCTCGCGGTTTACTCGAAGACGTTGAGGAGCATGCTCTTGGATATTGGTTCAAAATCCATAGCCTTGTCCATGATCTTGCAGTCCAACAGGCTAGTAAGGAACAACAGGACCTGGAATTTTTGCATCAGCTGTCATTTGTCGACTGCAACAACAAGGATTTGCCCGGGGCGACATGTGATAAAATTTGTGTTCTTTCCATTCCAGTGGGAGGAGATGTGGAGCCAAAGATCAATGGAGTTCCTCTTTTCAAATGCATCACCAAGTTCAGGGAGCTAAGGGTCTTATACTTATGCAACTCTTCCTTGGAAGAAATTCCAACCTCCATCGACGCGCTGAAACATTTAAGGTACTTAGATTTGCGAGGGAGCCGACGACTCAAGAGGTTGCCAGAGTCTATTTGCAAGCTACAGAGCCTGCAGACCCTGATACTTGCATTCTGCTCAGAGCTTGAAGAGCTTCCCAAAGACATAGGGAATTTGATCAGCCTCAGATTCTTATGGATACAGACAAAGCAAGCCAGCTTGGGAAAAGATGGCATAGGATGCTTAACATCGCTTCGTTTTCTCGCGATCGGAGGGAGCAAAAACTTGACTCGCTTGTTTGAAGATATTGACAGACTCAATTTGCTTCAAACACTAGTCATTTATGATTGCAAATCTCTGCTAACATTGCCAAAAGGCATGGAAAGCTTNCAATTTGCTTCAAACACTAATCATTTATGA
- the LOC111791738 gene encoding uncharacterized protein LOC111791738 has translation MALWGCERLRFPISVDFLHFKKLILRGLPAIATLPKWIEHLCDDLEVLEFGEFPMLRVFPVWLSDFWDLRLLGISNCPRLPGFLPDLDSCENMEELRVTFCGSFSQKVVEEINHQNQNLSQISTIYVDSKKVKPRVVSADEHKASGGAEQPEEVSGVHKSDGDHVGSNTDVHXLHQLSFVDCNNKDLPGATCDKICVLSIPVGGDVEPKINGVPLFKCITKFRELRVLYLCNSSLEEIPTSIDALKHLRYLDLRGSRRLKRLPESICKLQSLQTLILAFCSELEELPKDIGNLISLRFLWIQTKQASLGKDGIGSLTSLRFFAIGGSKNLTRLFDDIDRLNLLQTLIIYDCKSLLTLPKGLESLSTLCNMALWGCERLRFPISVDFLHFKKLILRGLPAIATLPKWIEHLCDDLEVLEFGEFPMLRVFPVWLSDFWDLRLLGISNCPRLPGFLPDLDSCENMEELRVTFCGSFSQKVVEEINHQNQNLSQISTIYVDSKKVKPRVVSADEHKASGGAEQPEEVSGVHKSDGDHVGSNTDVHENDAQHVGFNNDAGVKPKQDGIGSDIHESSGVRQDNGAAENGRVGAGQTGEGEHDRATNDDHHEASIGNDIGTGQQAKNDSHAGTGQTVGDKAVGAEQVDPNAGTRHILRTKHDGDTEDSHVGAKQTAETKKDLAGDDSDINAGQIEGANVGGANENGDGEVCLGDNDDAGAEQGMVVTLEGF, from the coding sequence ATGGCACTATGGGGGTGTGAGCGGCTGAGATTCCCAATCTCAGTGGACTTCCTTCATTTCAAGAAATTGATACTCAGAGGACTTCCAGCAATTGCCACATTGCCAAAGTGGATAGAGCATTTGTGTGATGATTTAGAAGTGCTAGAATTTGGAGAATTTCCCATGCTAAGAGTATTTCCTGTCTGGCTTTCAGATTTCTGGGACCTTCGACTTCTTGGGATCTCCAACTGCCCTAGATTGCCAGGTTTTCTTCCTGATCTAGATTCTTGTGAAAATATGGAGGAATTGAGGGTCACGTTCTGTGGATCCTTTAGCCAAAAAGTTGTGGAGGAAATCaatcatcaaaatcaaaatctctctcagATCTCTACCATTTATGTTGACTCCAAAAAAGTGAAGCCGCGAGTAGTATCAGCAGATGAACACAAGGCATCAGGTGGAGCTGAACAACCTGAAGAAGTAAGTGGTGTCCATAAGAGTGATGGTGATCATGTTGGATCCAATACTGATGTCCATGNTTTGCATCAGCTGTCATTTGTCGACTGCAACAACAAGGATTTGCCCGGGGCGACATGTGATAAAATTTGTGTTCTTTCCATTCCAGTGGGAGGAGATGTGGAGCCAAAGATCAATGGAGTTCCTCTTTTCAAATGCATCACCAAGTTCAGGGAGCTAAGGGTCTTATACTTATGCAACTCTTCCTTGGAAGAAATTCCAACCTCCATCGACGCGCTGAAACATTTAAGGTACTTAGATTTGCGAGGGAGCCGACGACTCAAGAGGTTGCCAGAGTCTATTTGCAAGCTACAGAGCCTGCAGACCCTGATACTTGCATTCTGCTCAGAGCTTGAAGAGCTTCCCAAAGACATAGGGAACTTGATCAGCCTCAGATTCTTATGGATACAGACAAAGCAAGCCAGCTTGGGAAAAGATGGCATAGGAAGCTTAACATCGCTTCGGTTTTTCGCGATCGGAGGGAGCAAAAACTTGACTCGCTTGTTTGATGATATTGACAGACTCAATTTGCTTCAAACACTAATCATTTATGATTGCAAATCGCTGCTAACATTGCCAAAAGGCTTGGAAAGCTTGAGTACGTTGTGTAATATGGCACTATGGGGGTGTGAGCGGCTGAGATTCCCAATCTCAGTGGACTTCCTTCATTTCAAGAAATTGATACTCAGAGGACTTCCAGCAATTGCCACATTGCCAAAGTGGATAGAGCATTTGTGTGATGATTTAGAAGTGCTAGAATTTGGAGAATTTCCCATGCTAAGAGTATTTCCTGTCTGGCTTTCAGATTTCTGGGACCTTCGACTTCTTGGGATCTCCAACTGCCCTAGATTGCCAGGTTTTCTTCCTGATCTAGATTCTTGTGAAAATATGGAGGAATTGAGGGTCACGTTCTGTGGATCCTTTAGCCAAAAAGTTGTGGAGGAAATCaatcatcaaaatcaaaatctctctcagATCTCTACCATTTATGTTGACTCCAAAAAAGTGAAGCCGCGAGTAGTATCAGCAGATGAACACAAGGCATCAGGTGGAGCTGAACAACCTGAAGAAGTAAGTGGTGTCCATAAGAGTGATGGTGATCATGTTGGATCCAATACTGATGTCCATGAGAATGATGCTCAACATGTTGGATTCAACAACGATGCTGGAGTTAAACCAAAACAAGATGGTATTGGTAGTGATATTCATGAATCGAGTGGTGTCCGACAGGATAACGGAGCAGCTGAAAACGGTCGTGTTGGGGCTGGACAAACTGGAGAAGGAGAACACGACCGAGCTACGAATGATGATCATCATGAAGCTAGCATTGGTAACGATATTGGGACCGGACAACAGGCTAAGAATGATAGTCATGCTGGTACTGGACAAACTGTTGGAGATAAAGCGGTCGGAGCAGAACAGGTTGATCCGAACGCCGGGACTAGACACATcttaagaacaaaacatgatGGAGATACAGAGGACAGTCATGTTGGGGCTAAACAAACTGCAGAAACTAAAAAGGATTTGGCTGGTGATGATAGTGATATAAATGCAGGGCAAATTGAAGGGGCAAATGTTGGTGGAGCGAATGAGAATGGCGATGGCGAGGTTTGTTTGGGTGACAATGACGACGCCGGAGCTGAACAAGGTATGGTGGTTACATTGGAGGGTTTCTAA
- the LOC111791415 gene encoding putative disease resistance protein RGA1: protein MAGLVDSVAGNLLGRIIEAARRPELRHIRSELGNLETTVSNLKPGLRDAEEKQASDRKLYELLKNLGNVFSKADDLLEKLECEYLKWRVQNRKNDVDEKECQFSSLFSSDFSVSAYKSAIKNITKVLCTIEETMSEILLIEDENEHIKLFKSEMTLRTSITGSQAFSRLLHLKKEAILSDNVDSIIGRDEAKKSIIDELLKDEDDKQKSRRILSIHGDGGMGKTTLARLVYNDHKVFDHFDKRMWVCVSEDYDVQRIRREILSSATGEKVNDVLTEKRVQIRLNGNFVGRKLLLVLDDFGALDPGRVSEVEKLVEMGANGTKIMITTRSEQTLQDAATHKVQKLDEEQSMALLKQTFGIKKFEIMTEFQSELEELVSKCGGVPLAIKSLAGLLSSEASYGVELLNLQALIEKWKQEEVKGGGYVFHALKLSYYLLPSYLKPCFLCFSLLPKDYVFFSFELIQLWMAQGLLHSGSKDPEAVGEQYFNELRSRSLLEDVEEHTLGYWFKLHSLVHELAVQQAIMEQHQNLEILHQLSFVDCNNKDLPQPSNDKVHFLSVPEGGGAEPKINGVLFVKCITEFRQLRVLYLCNSSLEEIPTSIDTLKCLRYLDLRGSRRLKRLPESICKLQILQTLILAFCSEFEELPRNIKNMINLRFLWIQTKQVRLGKDGVGSLTSLRFLAIGGSENLTCLFEDNDQLNSLQTLIIYDCKSLLTFPKGLESSSTLCNMAIWGCERLLLTDSLESLRLKKLILRGLPFFATLPNWIQSSDEDLEVLEVGELPRLIALPLWLKYLWELRILGISNCPRCVGPPFPSLSDCIKMEELRITSCRRLSDIVNPNSDKSWVISHIPSIYVDTKKFKPEVAATGHAGQPVAPKIL, encoded by the coding sequence ATGGCCGGACTTGTTGACAGTGTTGCCGGAAATCTTCTCGGAAGGATAATTGAAGCCGCCAGACGACCAGAGTTACGTCATATCCGTAGCGAACTAGGAAACCTCGAAACGACTGTGTCGAATCTCAAGCCCGGACTCAGAGACGCCGAGGAGAAGCAGGCAAGCGATAGGAAACTCTATGAACTGCTTAAAAACCTCGGGAACGTATTTTCAAAGGCCGACGATCTCCTTGAGAAATTGGAATGCGAATATTTGAAGTGGAGAGTACAGAATCGAAAGAACGACGTGGACGAAAAGGAATGCcagttttcttctcttttctcgtCCGATTTCTCCGTTTCTGCATATAAATCTGCCATCAAGAACATCACAAAGGTGTTATGTACGATTGAGGAAACAATGTCTGAAATCCTTCtgattgaagatgaaaatgaacacatcaaacttttcaagaGTGAAATGACTCTGCGGACCTCCATTACTGGTTCGCAAGCTTTCTCTAGGCTTCTGCATTTGAAGAAAGAGGCGATTCTCTCTGATAATGTCGACTCCATTATTGGTAGAGATGAAGCAAAAAAGAGTATCATTGATGAACTACTGAAGGATGAAGACGATAAACAAAAATCTCGGCGTATTCTCTCAATTCATGGAGATGGAGGGATGGGAAAGACGACTCTGGCCAGGTTAGTCTACAATGACCACAAAGTGTTTGATCATTTTGACAAGAGAATGTGGGTATGTGTTTCTGAAGATTATGATGTTCAGAGAATCAGAAGGGAGATTCTCAGTTCAGCAACTGGCGAAAAGGTTAACGATGTCCTAACCGAGAAGCGTGTACAAATCCGGCTCAATGGGAACTTTGTCGGCAGAAAATTGTTGCTTGTTTTGGATGATTTTGGGGCTTTGGATCCCGGTAGAGTATCAGAAGTGGAAAAATTAGTGGAGATGGGTGCTAATGGCACCAAGATCATGATCACCACTCGCAGTGAGCAAACTCTACAGGATGCTGCAACACACAAGGTTCAAAAACTGGACGAGGAGCAATCCATGGCTTTATTGAAACAGACATTTGGaatcaaaaaatttgaaattatgacCGAATTTCAAAGTGAACTCGAAGAACTTGTCTCAAAATGTGGAGGAGTTCCTTTGGCAATCAAATCCTTGGCCGGATTGCTTTCTTCGGAAGCGAGTTATGGTGTCGAGTTGTTGAATCTCCAGGCCTTGATTGAGAAATGGAAACAGGAGGAGGTGAAGGGAGGTGGTTACGTTTTCCATGCACTGAAACTGAGTTATTATCTATTGCCATCTTACTTAAAGCCttgttttctttgcttttcgTTGTTGCCAAAAGATTATGTGTTCTTCTCATTTGAGCTAATCCAGTTGTGGATGGCACAAGGACTCCTCCATTCAGGTAGCAAAGATCCTGAGGCTGTTGGGGAGCAATACTTCAATGAATTGCGGTCTCGCAGTTTACTCGAAGACGTCGAGGAGCACACTCTTGGATATTGGTTCAAACTCCATAGCCTCGTTCATGAGCTTGCAGTCCAACAGGCTATTATGGAACAACATCAGAACCTGGAAATTTTGCATCAGCTGTCATTTGTCGACTGCAACAACAAGGATTTGCCTCAGCCGTCAAATGATAaagttcattttctttccgTTCCAGAGGGAGGAGGTGCGGAGCCAAAGATCAATGGAGTCCTTTTTGTCAAATGCATCACCGAGTTCAGGCAGCTAAGGGTCTTGTACTTATGCAACTCTTCCTTGGAAGAAATTCCAACCTCCATCGACACGCTGAAATGTTTAAGGTACTTAGATTTGCGAGGGAGCCGACGACTCAAGAGATTGCCGGAGTCTATTTGCAAGCTACAGATCCTGCAGACCCTGATCCTTGCATTCTGCTCAGAGTTTGAAGAGCTTCCCAGAAACATAAAGAACATGATCAACCTCAGATTCTTATGGATACAGACAAAGCAAGTCCGCTTGGGAAAAGACGGCGTAGGAAGCTTAACATCGCTTCGTTTTCTCGCGATCGGAGGGAGCGAAAACTTGACTTGCTTGTTTGAAGATAATGACCAGCTCAATTCCCTTCAAACACTGATCATTTATGATTGCAAATCCCTGCTAACATTTCCAAAAGGCCTGGAAAGCTCGAGTACGTTATGTAATATGGCCATATGGGGTTGTGAGCGGCTGTTATTGACAGACTCTCTGGAATCCCTCCGTCTTAAGAAACTGATACTCAGAGGCCTTCCATTTTTTGCCACCTTGCCAAACTGGATACAAAGTTCTGATGAAGATTTAGAAGTGCTAGAAGTGGGAGAGCTTCCCAGGCTAATAGCATTACCTCTCTGGCTCAAATATTTATGGGAACTTCGAATTCTTGGGATCTCCAACTGTCCTAGGTGTGTTGGTCCTCCGTTTCCTTCTTTAAGTGATTGTATAAAGATGGAAGAACTGAGAATCACGTCGTGTCGGCGGCTTTCCGACATTGTTAATCCAAACAGTGATAAAAGTTGGGTTATCTCTCACATCCCTTCCATTTATGTTGACACCAAAAAATTCAAGCCAGAAGTAGCAGCAACAGGCCATGCGGGGCAGCCGGTGGCGCCGAAGATTTTATAG
- the LOC111791739 gene encoding disease resistance protein RGA2-like, with the protein MGGILDGVAGNLIGRIIEAASRPEFRHIRRELRNLETNVSNLKPGLRDAEEKQANDGKLYGLLNQLMNEFSKADDLLNELECEYLKWRGQNQKNDVDEKGCQFSSCFSSNFFVPSTKTTDKMNGITKALDTIAETMSEFSLIEDENKHIKRLKSEMTLLTSITGSQAFSRLLHLKKEAILSNNVDSIIGRDEAKKSIIDELLKDEDDKQKSRRILSIHGDGGMGKTTLARLVYNDHKVFDHFDKRMWVCVSEDYDVQRITSL; encoded by the coding sequence ATGGGCGGAATTCTTGACGGTGTTGCCGGAAATCTGATCGGAAGGATCATTGAAGCCGCCAGCCGACCGGAGTTTCGTCATATCCGACGCGAACTAAGAAATCTCGAAACGAATGTGTCGAATCTCAAGCCCGGACTCAGAGACGCCGAGGAGAAGCAGGCAAACGATGGGAAACTCTATGGTCTGCTTAATCAACTCATGAACGAATTTTCAAAGGCCGATGATCTCCTTAACGAATTGGAATGCGAATATTTGAAGTGGAGAGGGCAGAATCAAAAGAACGACGTTGACGAAAAGGGATGCCAGTTCTCTTCTTGTTTCTCGTCCAATTTCTTCGTTCCTTCAACTAAAACTACCGATAAAATGAACGGAATCACAAAGGCCTTAGATACGATTGCGGAAACCATGTCTGAATTCTCTCtgattgaagatgaaaataaacaCATCAAACGTTTGAAGAGTGAAATGACTCTGCTGACCTCCATTACTGGTTCGCAAGCTTTCTCTAGGCTTCTGCATTTGAAGAAAGAGGCGATTCTCTCTAATAATGTCGACTCCATTATTGGTAGAGATGAAGCAAAAAAGAGTATCATTGATGAACTACTGAAGGATGAAGACGATAAACAAAAATCTCGGCGTATTCTCTCAATTCATGGAGATGGAGGGATGGGAAAGACGACTCTGGCCAGGTTAGTCTACAATGACCACAAAGTGTTTGATCATTTTGACAAGAGAATGTGGGTATGTGTTTCTGAAGATTATGATGTTCAGAGAATCACTTCCCTCTAA